The proteins below come from a single Malus domestica chromosome 03, GDT2T_hap1 genomic window:
- the LOC103413285 gene encoding uncharacterized protein, with product MASKLLLMTVFILNVIAFGLAVAAEQRRSSATVVQDTELNNYCVYESDIATGYGVGAFLFFLVGQVIIMVASRCFCCGKPLKPGGSRAWAVILFIVCWVFFLIAEACLLAGSVRNAYHTKYRTIFGQSPPDCQQLRKGVFGAGAAFIFLTTIVSEFYYVCYSRARESFQPYGGEAAVGLGTFK from the exons ATGGCATCCAAGCTGTTGCTGATGACAGTGTTCATCCTGAATGTCATTGCTTTTGGGCTGGCTGTTGCAGCTGAGCAGAGGAGAAGCTCT GCAACGGTTGTTCAGGATACTGAGTTAAACAACTATTGTGTCTATGAGTCAGACATCGCAACTGGCTACGGGGTTGGTGCATTTTTATTCTTCTTGGTAGGTCAGGTCATTATAATGGTGGCAAGCCGATGCTTCTGCTGCGGGAAGCCATTGAAACCTGGAGGGTCAAGAGCCTGGGCAGTTATCCTTTTCATAGTCTGCTG GGTCTTTTTCTTAATCGCTGAGGCGTGTTTGCTGGCGGGTTCGGTGAGGAATGCCTACCACACCAAGTACAGGACCATTTTCGGCCAAAGCCCTCCAGATTGCCAGCAACTGAGAAAGGGAGTTTTCGGTGCAGGAGCAGCTTTCATTTTCCTCACCACAATAGTTTCTGAGTTCTACTATGTTTGCTATTCCAGAGCCAGGGAAAGCTTCCAGCCATACGGCGGAGAGGCTGCTGTTGGTCTCGGAACCTTTAAATGA